GAAGCCTCTCACTCCGAAGGAGCTTCTCAAGAAATTGCGGGAGGTTCTCGATTAGTTCGCTTACTGCTGACGACGCACAGAAGACCGTGGCTTCGCGCGGAACTGCCGTTATGAGAGCGCTGGGCAAGCGAGATTATTCGTCGGCTGCTCGTCCAGCCCCGGGTTGAAGATTCTTGGCCAGTTGTTTTATTCTTAAAGAGCGGATTATGTCGAGGACGCACAGCGCTGTGAAACGGCCGCCAGATCGACATAAATCCGTGGATGACGCAGGGCAATGACCGGAGGAGGTGATGGAATACATGCTCTCGAAAAATAAGACAGCGTCAGTAGTGATTGCGCTATTTCTCTTGTCAGGCAGTGCGACTGCTACGGTGCTCCTTGACAAAGTCGTGGCTATCATAAACAAGGAGGTCATAACATGGGGTGAACTCTACAGGGCCATGGAGTTCAAGGCGACTGAGGGGTTCAAGGCATTAAGTAACACAGAGAAGATGAAGGTATTCAAGGAAAATGAAGCGGGCTTCCTCGAAAACATGGTTGATGTGAAACTCCAGATACAGGCTGCCAAGAAACTCGATATCGATGCATCAAGCGAGGAAATTGCCGAGGCGATAGACGGGATCAAGAAGAAATATTCTATTGGTGACAAGGAATTTGACGAGTCCCTGAAAAAAGAGGGCTTCACTCTGGAGGAATATAAAAAGCTCCTTGCCGAACAGATCATCCTCAGCAAGGTGGTTAACCAGCAGGTGAAGAGCAGGATCGTCGTATCAGACAGGGAGATAACCGAATACGTCGCGAAAAACAAGGGGGGCGGCTTTAAAATCAGGCAGATATTCTTCAAGAAACCCGACAAGGAGATGGAGAGACAGGCCGTCGAGGCGAAGGCCGAAGATGTATACCGGAGGTTGATGGCAGGCGAAGACTTTCCTTCCCTCGCCGTGAGATACTCCGATGACCCTTCCGGCAAGACCGGAGGCGAACTCGGTTTCGTGAAGAAAGAACAGCTCGGGAAAGAGTTTCTCGACGTGCTCTCCCGTATGAATACGGGTGAGGTGAGCGGTCCGTTCTGGACATCGACCGGCATCCATATTATTCAGCTGGAAGATAAGGAGGATGCCAAGAGCCCTGAAGAGTCGAGGGAGATCGCAAAGAAGAAACTCTCTGAGAAGAAATTCAATGAAGAGTATAAGAACTGGATCAAGAGTCTCAGGGAGAAGTCTTTTGTCGAGATAAGGTTATAGCCGTGGAGAAACTCGCCCTCGGGGTTCTTGCGTCCGGCCGCGGTTCTAATTTCCAGGCGATCATCGACGAGATAGAAGCCGGCAGCCTCAATGCCGTCATAAAGGTTCTCATTGTTGACAATCCCGACTCTTTTGCTATCGAAAGGGCCCGGAAGCACTCGATAGAATTCCTCCATATCGATCCGAAACAATTCAACGCAAGGGAAGCTTTCTTTACCAGGATTGTCGATGAATTTAGGGCGAAAGGTGTCGAACTCGTGATACTGGCCGGCTTCATGCGTATCGTGAAAAGGCCCCTCCTGGAGGCCTTTCCCTCACGGATCATGAACATTCATCCTGCTCTCTTACCTTCCTTCCGCGGCCTCCATGGCCAGAAACAGGCGGTAGATGCAGGTGTGAGGATCAGCGGCTGCACCGTTCATTTTGTAGACGAAGGCATGGATACGGGGCCGACAATAATTCAGGCCGCCGTTCCCGTATCCCCCGATGACACTGAGGAACGCCTTTCGGAAAGGATCCTGCGGATGGAACACAAGATCTTTCCCGAAGCGATTCGGCTCTACAGCGAAGGAAGGCTGTCGGTAGAGGGCAGGGTGGTCAAGATCAAGGACTACGCCTTGAAAGAGGGGGCAATCGCGAATCCCCCGTTACGGTGACGGCGATCATCTCCGATCATGTGAGGGGTATTAGGTAGTCCGCAAGGGTCGCAAGAAACACGGCCACACTGATATATCCGTTCATCGTAAAAAAGGCGACATCGAGTTTCGAGAGGTCATCGGATTTCACAAGGGAATGTTCATAGATGAACAGGCCGGCAACAACGACGATGCCGATCCAGTAGAAGACGCCGCGGCCGAAGATAAGGCCGGAATAGATGAGGAAGCTCATCGCCATGCCGTGAAAGGATCTCGAAAGGAAGAGCGCCTTCTTCAGCCCGAACCTCTGGGGGATAGAATAGAGGCCCTTCGACCGGTCAAATTCGGTGTCCTGGAGCGCATAGAGGACATCGAACCCTGCAAGCCAAAAAACGACAGTAACCGTGAGAGGGAATATC
This genomic stretch from Thermodesulfovibrionales bacterium harbors:
- a CDS encoding peptidylprolyl isomerase, which gives rise to MEYMLSKNKTASVVIALFLLSGSATATVLLDKVVAIINKEVITWGELYRAMEFKATEGFKALSNTEKMKVFKENEAGFLENMVDVKLQIQAAKKLDIDASSEEIAEAIDGIKKKYSIGDKEFDESLKKEGFTLEEYKKLLAEQIILSKVVNQQVKSRIVVSDREITEYVAKNKGGGFKIRQIFFKKPDKEMERQAVEAKAEDVYRRLMAGEDFPSLAVRYSDDPSGKTGGELGFVKKEQLGKEFLDVLSRMNTGEVSGPFWTSTGIHIIQLEDKEDAKSPEESREIAKKKLSEKKFNEEYKNWIKSLREKSFVEIRL
- the purN gene encoding phosphoribosylglycinamide formyltransferase, producing MEKLALGVLASGRGSNFQAIIDEIEAGSLNAVIKVLIVDNPDSFAIERARKHSIEFLHIDPKQFNAREAFFTRIVDEFRAKGVELVILAGFMRIVKRPLLEAFPSRIMNIHPALLPSFRGLHGQKQAVDAGVRISGCTVHFVDEGMDTGPTIIQAAVPVSPDDTEERLSERILRMEHKIFPEAIRLYSEGRLSVEGRVVKIKDYALKEGAIANPPLR